Genomic segment of Mercurialis annua linkage group LG6, ddMerAnnu1.2, whole genome shotgun sequence:
TAAAAACAGACTGTAAGTCATTCCCCTGTTTTCTAGAACTTGGAGTTCTTCCCTGTGCATCAGGTAAGCCAATACCAGTGGCATCATTTAAAGCACTTGCATCCTGCCAAGTTGGCATCTCAGAAATATAACTCCTATCATAAGCGGATGCGTGATGATTTCTGCTAGGAGTTGTTAACATGTCATTCACATCCATAACCCTTGCAAAAGGTTCAAGTTCACCTGTATTATGCGATGCATTTGGCACTTCCCCATTCAATCTAGGGGATTGATAAGGTTTGGGGGTGCCAATTTTTATTTGAGGACTCTTATTTGACATTTTATGGCTCAATTGCTTTTCATTGGTGTCCTCAGCATCGTCCTCTGAATCCTTTGCTTCAGCTTCCATCACCTCCAACTCATAGCCACTACAGCAAGAAGAGCAAGATTTTAGTATAGATCTTTACTGCTATCTGACATAATCTTACGGATGAAATAGAGTTCATTAACTAAGTAATCGGACATAACATCCAGTTCCTGATTAATCCATGATTTATCTATAATGTACATCAATACAACAAGATGTTTAGAGTTTGTAAGAATTTCATATATTGACCAGTCAAAGTACTTTTGTGGGGAATCTTTTCAAACTAACCATCTTGAGACACCGGGATAAGAAAGCAGGTCTCTGGAACCAACATGACACAAAGATTTAAATTAAATCATTCATATCATGTAATTAGAATTAAGACTCTATAAGCCTAAACAGAACAAAAAAGTCACTTTTCATCTGCTGCATTCTTGGAGTATAATAATGTTAATCAAAAATCATTGCAGTAAGATAAATGGTGTATTTTAACCCTTCATAGCAAGAAAAAGTAACCAGGATCAAAACTAGTTCATCTTATTGCAGCAAGACAATACAAAGGAACCAAATTCCAATACCCTACCTCTTGTTATAATCATCTTCAGGAAGAAGTGTCCAATCCCTTAAGCTGCATGATCAAAACAAAGACAGTGTTCATTTCTGATAATACAAGTACTTTATTATACATGAATAATTAATCATCAAAAATCAAAGTAGAAAAAAAAAGGCTAATTTACCAATCTTCCAACCAGCGATGATTTATAAGCTTTATTTTCTTCAGCTTATGCGCAAGCTCATACTTTTCACCTGTACAGAATGAAAGCATCAACATAAAAAAGAGTTCCATATATATAGCAAATGCTAACCAGTCACTCTTACTACTATGATCTGCTTTATTCTAAACCTAACAGATTAAGCCTGCTAAGTCACTAATGAGCATCGAAACCCATAAACCGTGCCTTGGCTTTTTCAGTAACTATATCAAAAATTCACCTTCAAATTTATAGCATAAAAGATGAGTAACTTTGTTAGCTACCAATGGCTTAGAAAACTGCGCTCCCATCAAGCTAACCATAGTCtgagaaacaaataaaacacaCAATCACATTTCAAGTAATTTTAAGAAACTGAAAAATAACTGAATAAAACAGGACGACATACCATAATATCATCTCGATCTTGTCTCTGGTAACCAGTTAAACACATAATTAAATCTTTAGCACCAGAAATTCCATTCAAATCCCTAAGAGGTCTATACATAATCTGttacaaacaacaacaaaataaaatcaaaatcacaAATTccctaattaaaattataatcaagcagcaaaacagttttaaattaaaataaataaatattgccATAAAGTAATTAACAGAAACTCACAGAAGTAGCATCAACAGCCATTCCGTTGTCATAACTATGGTCAACCCATAATCCTGTGACGACTGTCTTCCTATCATTTCGTGCAGCAACACATACTGGATCATCCtattaaaacgataattaaattaattgatatattttgtggattaaatattagtttaagCAGATAAACATGATTAAGGACTTACATAAACTACTTTATCCACAATTACATGAGTACAGCTTTGATTGTACTGACCAGCATCAACTCCACCGCCGTTCATTAGCTTTGCTCGAGCCTGTAAAAAGTGACGACACCGTTTAGTCTACTGTGATATTTTAACGGAAGTAGAATACAACGGAACCCTACTTACCTGGCTTTCATTGATTGGATCAAAACCAAAGAGAACAAAACGGACGCCGAGGAACGTCTTGGACGGAGAAGCGGTTTCCATCGTTTGAATTCAAAAATGTTCAGCTTGAAcaaagtgtaaattaaatatttaggggaaatgaatttttttactgttttttcaaaACTTGTTGGGGAAGAATGAAGAGTGAGCGGTGGAATTGTAGAAGCGGGAAGAAGCAATTATTTCTGTCGGATTttggaatttttaatttttgggccCTGGCGGGAGTGGAAAATTTTGTGGCTTTGCGGTCGCATCCACGTGATAGGACACGCGTCCAAACTTATCTCGTACGCTAAAATCAAGATGGGCTGATTTGTTTCTGATTATGTGATTAATGGGCTTTCATTACCTGTTTTTGGGCTATGAAAGAACTGGACTtaagttttttcaattttacatggccaaatttatttttaggtccatataattttaatattttatttaaatagttttttttcaaaattttatattttattaagtttttgtATTTCACGAATATGATTTAATAGATTATTTTCAGATGGAATCATTACACAGGTGCTCAGTTTTTATTACTATTACTACGTGAAACATAATAAAATTGAatgatcaaatttttttattctaaaatttccgtatttttaaatttttatatatctaatttttgtatttttatcttttttattatcTGATCCATTTTCGAGTTTGGTCTCATGCACGTTTCATGAAAAACGTAGTGCATGTTCTTTTTTCATCTAAAATAATCTTAGTAATTCAAAGAACTAGATAAAAacagaaatttaaaaatcagaTAAATAGAAGATTAAAGTACAGGGGTCTTAAGATGATTTTAGCCATTTTacacaaatgaaaaaaattaggaGTGGGATAAGTAAAACTGATTAATTTCATTGTTGCATTCTTGACTCATCGCATCCTGTAAGAGGAACAGCGGACGACAGAGAAATGGCTTGGCTAACCCGATTTTTAGCGGCGGTGGCTTTTTTAGCCGTCGGAGTTATCTTTTCACCGGAAACGTTCGGATCAAAATCAGCGGGTGAACTATCTACATACCTGAAATTGGCTCACCTGCTCTGCTTCTCCACTGCTTTTGGTGCCGCTCTTTGGGTCACCTTCATCGGTGGCATCATCATGTTCAAGTAAGTAAAATTCCTTTCCTTTTTCTGATTCACTATTTAAAAACTTAGGTTaatgtaattttgattattgTTATTTGACACTTAGTTTAATGGAATTTTGATGATTACTTTGTAATAGAATGAGTATGATTTAGTCAAGAATTGTGTACGGATTTTCAGGAATCTTCCGAGGCATCAATTTGGTAATCTACAGAGCAAGATGTTTCCTGCATATTTTTCATTGGTGGGTGTGTGCTGTGCAATATCTGTGGCGTCGTTTGGGTATTTACATCCATGGAAATCAGCATCCTCTGCGGAGAAGTACCAGCTCGGTTTCTTGCTCTCTTCGTTAGCGTTCAATCTTTCTAACTTGTTTGTCTTTACTCCCATGACCATTGAGGTATACTTAGTAAACTTGTCAATTTTTAGCCCTATGATTTCAATTTCCTATAAGAACTTGCATTATTTGCTTTGATGATTATGTCAAATTTTAGTTTCCGAAAATATTTCGGATAGCGGTTTTAGGATGTCGAATTGTTATCTGTCATTTCTTTTGCTGTATCCACCTTTTCTTGGTTGTTGAGGAAATAGAGGCAATGAGTATTGAAAAGAagtgttctttttttttatttttgtttgggGTTGTAAGCTCCTTCTTGTAAATCATCCAaaaatttgatcattttctttgTCAAATCTTGGAAGTTGATCATTGTAACTGGAAATGTGTGGCATCTCCGAGCATTTTGTCatgataaagtaaataattgaATGTTGTTATTCTATGTTCTCAACTACCATTCTTTTTCATAAAACAATAGCCAACTTCCTGTCATGGAGAACTGATGGCATTAAGTTTGCCAAATGGTAGTTCTCCTTGTTAAATAACGTTTCAATTTGAAATTCCGCATCATTTTCTCGTGGGTATTTACAGTGTTGCTGGTTTTCATGTATAAGTATGTTAATTGTTTCATTAATCCAAGAATCTTCTGCTTTTGGTGGATTAGATGATGAAACAAAGGCATAAAATGGAACGAGAACTGAACGTTGGAGAAGAAGTTGGGTGGTCAAAGAACCAGGAAGCAGCAAAGAAAAATCCGAAGCTTAAGGCCATGAATAAAAAGTTTGGCATGATCCATGGTTTCTCATCCCTTGCTAATATTATGTCTTTTGGCAGTCTTGCCATGCACTCCTGGTACTTAGCAGGTAAGATGAATCTGTAATTGAAGGTATGGCACTAAATTTATTGGATAGACTTAAGTACTCAAGCTGTGATTATTTCTCAACAATATGTCAAGTTGAAGAAGCTCCTCATCTCACGGTTGTTGTAGTGAAGTTTGCAAATGTGCCTGTTTCAGTATTAGATATGTCTACTTGTCTAGTCATAAGATAATAATTTTCTTTGAGCTGTTCCATGGATATATGTTGTAACATTGTCAAAAATATGTCAATGCCCTTGCTTAGTTTCGAATACCAGTTCAATTTCCTCTATTTTTCCCACTATTGAAAGATTGCATCAACGTTTCTGAGTAGCGTGTTTTTGTGGAAAGACTAAGGAATGGAATTTCTACACTAGGTAGATAATGATCTAATTCGCAACCACGTAATTTCTATTACTGTTTTTTATTCAAGCATGTGTACCACCTTTGATTGGGCTATCTATGCAGAAGAAAAATTATGTTCCATGAACCATTAAAGCATTGAATGTTGAATCTTATTTTAATATTGGCTGAAAGCATTTAGGGTCAGGATgttgaatatatataaatagttccCTTTCATCTGTACCCTATCTCTAAATTTCCCTATGCATCCAATAACATTACAACTTGCACTAACTTGGTTTTTAACTGACTTTTTAATACCATTATGTTTTCCTATTACCCGCGGTGCTGCCATGCATAACTTTTCAGTCTGGTATTCAAAAGATGCATTGTATAATAAGAACTTAGCATGATCGTTCTGAGAGTGTTTTGAAGTGCTGGATAAAATGAATTGTACAGCGGCAGTGTTCATGCTATAACTTATGTAAATTCGTGCTTTTCCTGATATAGCAATGTTTTTCAATTTATGCTCATGGTCATTCTGATCATTTACTGTAGTTTGCCTGTATTAAGACCAGTTTGCCTGTATTAAGACCATCTTCAAAGGGAGTCACTAAAATGGAAATTGATGACTCCCCGTCTTTCAAGGGAGTCACCTAAATGCATTTAGGTGACACCCTTAGACCATCTTCTAGGGGAGTCATCAAAATGGGAATTGATGACTTCCCATCTCCAAGGGAGTCACCTAATTTAGGTGACTCCCACATGCCCTCTCTCATGAAAAATGGTGAATGACTTATTCTTTCACTGTTTCACTTTTTGATTATAATAATAGGACTAGTTTATAATTTGATACTTATAGTTTATGGTTGcatttaattaattgctttcttattaaataattatagagTAGTTTTAAATGTAAtagcattaaaatatattaatcatttattttccatgataataatattacataaataatttaacaagacaataatataaaaatgttacATAGATAATTTTACGATATAATAACCTAAAAACGAAACATATTAGGACATTACATACTAAAGAAATAGAACACATCTTATATCAATAATCTTGAACTTTGCAATGCTTTAATTGAGCATTTGTGGATGAACCACAGTCATTATGAGAATTGACTTATTATtccattaattttaattattatgttgtgttaatttaaataaatttatgtaatgtttatttcaactttttatattgtgttaatttaaataaaataatgtaatGTTTATTCtaagtaattttaatataaattaagttttaaataatataagattttataattaaaaaaattaatagcgttatatttttaaaatagaaataatacTATATGTTTGATTCGGACGAATATGAGTATGAATAAGTTTGTGGCTGTAATTGGTAAAAAGtgtataaaatgttaagaattaaaaatgattaaaatattaaaaagtaaaagagTATGTTTTTTGTGAAGAAATTGGTGACTACCATTGGAgtaaatttggtgaaaattcACCAAATTGAGAAATGGTGAAGGAAATTAGGTGATTTTCTTTGGAGATGCCTTTACACTCTTTTTCATCAGAAATGGTTTCCTTCaccatttcactttttgaataaaataatatgattaaTGTACAGTTTGATACACATAATTTGtagttgtatttaattaattatttacttattaaataatttaacgagataataatataaaaatattacatgaataattttacgagacaattaataatattacaTAATTAGTTTTACgagataataatataaaaacattacataaataattttacaataTAATAACCTAAAAACGAAACATAATAACattacataataaataaatagaacaCATATTCTATCAATAATCTGGTAGATTGGTATCAAATCCACCAATATTAGTAAAATAGTCACCAAAAGTATTTAAAGTAGAGGATGACTGTTGAGCTCTTTTTTGAAATATTCGTCTGTATTCGGCTATCCAATATGCACGCATAGTTGGATCAACAATTGAATTCAAGTCCATTATCAAAATTTTATGTTCTTCCCTAAATTCTTTGAGACCATATTTTTGGAATTACTTTccatgtctatttagtttttttattgtgttaatttaaataaataaatataacatttattttaagtaattttaatataaattaagttttataagattttacaattaaaaaaattagtggcaatttattttttaaaatataaataatactatatgTAGAATTCGGACGAATATGAGCATAAATAAGTTTGTGggtgtaattgataaaaagtgtataaaatgttaagaatttaaagtgattaaaatattaaaaagtaaaaaaaaatattttttggtgAAGAAATTGGCAATAATCATTGGAATGAATTTGGTGGAAATTCATCTAACttaaaaaatgatgaaaagaAATGATGATGAATTTTAGAGATGCCCTGAGAATAAGAAGATGGTTGTGAGTTTTGAGGAGGCATTATTAGTAGAATGGGCATTAAATAGCTATCGGATGGTAAGTGATAAATTAGTGAGATTAGGATGAGATGGGTTAGTTTTGATGCGGTCTTGGCGAGTGTCTGTAGCGGTCCTGGAGAATAAGCAGTTAGGGTGGGCAGGTTCACTGAAGTCAGTAAGAGTAGAAATGGTAATAAATGGGTAATAAATGCTTATTACAATCGGTGGTTAGAGAGTATCCCCTATACTAATAATGTGGAATATTTGGAGAAATGTCATCGATAAGCATTGGATGAAATCACAGTCCGGGCCTATAATCGACTCGCGGTTTCTACTATATTTGTTTTAGGATTGTAATCGAGCCGAACCGCGTTTTGAAATGTTCTTTTTCAGCTCGTTTATGCAGAATGATGTCCATATCTAGTTTGAGCTTGGTTTGAGTTTTGAGTACTAAGcactaaatcaatttatttatattttgtaaagCTGGAGCTCAGCTCAGCCTCAGACTCAGCTTGTATCTTGTTCATATAGGCTCTAAAAGAGCCGAACTCGAGCTCATTTAGCATTTAAGTGAACAAAATACGAACCGAGATCTAGAGCTCATGTGTAGCTTAATTTTCCAACGGAAGGTTCTTCAGGAATTGTGAGCCATATATAGGTGGGAGGCTGATTACCTAAAATGATATCCAATTTATCTAGGAAAAGAGTGGTAGGCGTTTCGTTGTGTATGAGAAGAGTTTTGTTAATTCCGCAATCAATAAACATCAAGTCAGcgataaataatattaaaattgttgGTCAGTTTGGTATAGTTGAAATAAGTGAACTGGCCAAAGTTTAGTTCATGTAGCAATATAAATATTGACATTATACattttaataaatcaattttcatGTGGTATATAAGGGTAAATCACACTTTTACCAACTAAATGGCTATGATTGAGcttattgtttaaaaaaaaatatctatctTTTAACCTCTTTTCAATTATGTCCCGATTTTATAAATCGTCAATTTACCCAAATCTGCactttaaagttttaaatgtatCCATAATTTTCATTTGGATCGATTTTTCCCTGTggataaaatcatttaaaaacacTAAATCTCAAGGTATAGTTTtgctttttcatttgaaaaaaattaaataagttctTTATCTttaggatttaatttaattaactttattagatataaattaattttttaaattttactaaaaaaattaaataaattaaaaactgtCATATTCATTTCGATATTTGAACCGCGATGCTCATCTGATCCCGTTGTCTCCCTCTGACTTGCCGCGTCCCTCCGGCGAACAGTTCTTAAACTGTTCGTCTTGAGGAAGATGAACCAAATATGTTCTGTTTTTCTCAAGGCGAACCTAAATTGGATTCGTCTTGAGGAAGATGAGCGACGCGTCAGAGGATGGCGGCGGGGTTAGAGAGTGGCGGTGATGGAATCAGAGGCCTTCAAATGTCATAATGAATATGAAAAACTTAATACCATTaatttataagaaataaaaaaaatattttttattattattatttgaatttgtggaaaagaatgatttttgttctatttataaCATCTAGtgctatttagaatatatgttaaatatgaAGAATTTATTAGAATTCTTTTCGAGTGAAAATGAggttaatttaatg
This window contains:
- the LOC126653954 gene encoding uncharacterized protein LOC126653954 codes for the protein MAWLTRFLAAVAFLAVGVIFSPETFGSKSAGELSTYLKLAHLLCFSTAFGAALWVTFIGGIIMFKNLPRHQFGNLQSKMFPAYFSLVGVCCAISVASFGYLHPWKSASSAEKYQLGFLLSSLAFNLSNLFVFTPMTIEMMKQRHKMERELNVGEEVGWSKNQEAAKKNPKLKAMNKKFGMIHGFSSLANIMSFGSLAMHSWYLAGKMNL